The following proteins are encoded in a genomic region of Gymnogyps californianus isolate 813 chromosome 19, ASM1813914v2, whole genome shotgun sequence:
- the GRIN2C gene encoding LOW QUALITY PROTEIN: glutamate receptor ionotropic, NMDA 2C (The sequence of the model RefSeq protein was modified relative to this genomic sequence to represent the inferred CDS: inserted 1 base in 1 codon) produces the protein MGRAPAHALLLSMVLGCSAAFTDLLLPGPEEPVVNVAVVFGGTSYPLHIRSRLSPQSFLDMPLEIHPITVIVNNTNPSTLLTQICDILASHKIHGIVFEDNVGTEAVAQILDFISSQTQVPVISISGGSAVVLTPKEPDSAFLQLGVSIEQQIQVIFKVLEEYDWGSFAVITSLYPGYNIFLDLIRSFTDASYFGWELQEVLTFEMSQEQSSSRMQRLLRQIDAQVLIVYCSREEAEYLFAMAEQAGLVGPGYVWIVPSLTVGNMEVPPSSFPVGLISVVTESWKLSLRQKVRDGVAIIAMGAASFFRAHGYLPEVGRDCRAPARATTANTSFYRHLLNVTWEHRDFSFNEGGYLVRPTMVVISLNQHRLWEMVGKWEKGIIHMKYPVWPRYGSFLQPVADNRHLTVATLEERPFVIVENTDPSTGVCVRNTVPCRKQTNSSQRMLRASLVGPTHFSWCGFSADGLVDPYTKLCCKGFCIDILKKLAKAVKFSYDLYLVTNGKHGKIVRGVWNGMIGEVYYKRADMAIGSLTINEERSEIVDFSVPFVETGISVMVARSNGTVSPSAFLEPYSPAVWVMMFVMCLTVVAVTVFVFEYFSPVGYNQNLTSGKRPGGPSFTIGKSVWLLWALVFNNSVPIENPKGTTSKIMVLIWAFFAVIFLASYTANLAAFMIQEQYIDTVSGLSDRKFQKPQEQYPPFRFGTVPNGSTERNIRSNYPDMHTHMVKYNQRSVEDALTSLKMGKLDAFIYDAAVLNYMAGKDEGCKLVTIGSGKVFATTGYGIALQKDSRWKRAIDLALLQFLGDGETQKLETVWLSGICQNEKNEVMSSKLDIDNMAGVFYMLLVAMGLSLLVFAWEHLVYWKLRHSVPKSHKLDFLLAISRGIYSCFSGVQTLASPGRAPTPDVTASSAQANVLKMLQAAKEMVSTASVGGSLEQATRTIEDWSSRSERLQTTFSLRTPQLVVQNSTSTHRAPSAGPAPSERLGRAYAPKGAPLGLPLPQPIPVDSQLPGEEKWRGANEHVPRLFHPLKFRGGCTEDEALPGLPHLLVKTSPGADFGEQALVGNHIGAPLPPPTSPRDLPPPDIYREHKRPAGRGDWLQNTPLLQGDGGHGGSGTLPRLLSAAEKRWEMDSPFLPPSCPRGAFPKATRTCRARGEPARPEAAVMEREKPSRRASSARAPGERGEKRRXRGLRRCGAARLPTRTDVPDLFPEAEAGYSCGPRCPQATGRLAPHLPTARLPSYREACRQNPRATVLACTPYACMNSYANLPLYLGHLSRGSLPPREHPGVPAGCSRGARRWDSGCRDCGRHGEPALLRAAGTERRDPLVARGVMSPCAGGSWRRVSSLESEV, from the exons ATGGGCAGAGCGCCGGCGCACGCTCTGCTACTGTCGATGGTGCTGGGCTGCTCGGCTGCCTTCACGGACCTCCTGCTGCCGGGCCCCGAGGAGCCGGTGGTCAACGTGGCCGTGGTGTTTGGGGGCACGTCCTACCCCCTGCACATCCGCTCCCGCCTGAGTCCCCAGAGCTTCTTGGACATGCCCCTGGAGATCCACCCCATCACCGTCATCGTCAACAACACCAACCCCAGCACCCTCCTCACCCAGATCTGCGACATCCTCGCCAGCCACAAGATCCACGGCATCGTCTTTGAGGACAACGTCGGCACAGAGGCCGTGGCCCAGATCCTTGACTTCATCTCCTCCCAGACCCAGGTCCCCGTCATCAGCATCAGTGGGGGGTCTGCCGTGGTCCTGACCCCAAAG GAGCCCGACTCAGCTTTCCTGCAGTTGGGTGTCTCCATTGAGCAGCAAATCCAGGTGATCTTCAAGGTGTTGGAGGAATACGACTGGGGCTCCTTCGCTGTCATCACCAGCCTCTACCCAGGCTACAACATCTTCCTGGACCTCATCCGCTCCTTCACGGACGCCAGCTACTttggctgggagctgcaggaggtgctCACCTTCGAGAtgagccaggagcagagcagctccaggaTGCAGCGGCTCCTGCGGCAGATCGATGCCCAGGTCCTCATTGTCTACTGCTCACGAGAGGAGGCCGAGTACCTCTTCGCCATGGCAGAGCAAGCCGGCCTTGTGGGGCCGGGCTACGTCTGGATCGTGCCCAGCCTGACAGTGGGCAACATGGAGGTGccaccctcctccttccctgttgGCCTCATCAGCGTGGTGACGGAGAGCTGGAAGCTGAGCCTGCGGCAGAAGGTGCGGGATGGGGTGGCCATCATTGCCATGGGGGCGGCCAGCTTCTTCCGGGCCCATGGCTACCTCCCAGAGGTGGGACGGGACTGCCGGGCCCCGGCCAGGGCCACCACCGCCAACACCAGCTTCTACCG GCACCTCCTCAACGTGACGTGGGAGCACAGGGACTTCTCCTTCAATGAAGGCGGCTACCTGGTCAGGCCTACCATGGTGGTGATCTCGCTCAACCAGCACCGGCTCTGGGAGATG GTGGGCAAGTGGGAGAAAGGCATCATCCACATGAAGTACCCGGTATGGCCCCGCTACGGCTCCTTCCTGCAGCCCGTGGCCGATAACCGCCACCTGACGGTGGCCACGCTGGAGGAGAGACCCTTCGTCATCGTGGAGAACACGGACCCCAGCACCGGGGTCTGCGTGCGCAACACCGTGCCCTGCCGCAAGCAGACCAACTCCTCCCAGAG GATGCTCAGAGCATCTTTGGTTGGTCCAACCCATTTTTCCTGGTGTGGTTTCAGTGCCGATGGCCTCGTGGATCCCTACACCAAGCTGTGCTGCAAGGGCTTCTGCATTGACATCCTGAAGAAGCTGGCCAAGGCGGTGAAGTTCTCCTACGACCTCTACCTAGTGACCAACGGCAAACACGGCAAGATCGTCCGCGGGGTCTGGAACGGCATGATTGGTGAG gtGTACTACAAGCGTGCGGACATGGCCATCGGCTCCCTCACCATCAACGAGGAGCGCTCCGAGATTGTGGACTTCTCCGTGCCCTTCGTGGAGACGGGCATCAGTGTCATGGTGGCAAGAAGCAATGGCACCGTCTCCCCCTCTGCCTTTCTGG AGCCTTATAGCCCGGCTGTGTGGGTCATGATGTTCGTGATGTGCCTCACCGTGGTGGCCGTCACCGTCTTCGTGTTCGAGTATTTCAGCCCCGTTGGCTACAACCAGAACCTCACCAGCGGCAAGA GGCCGGGAGGTCCTTCCTTCACCATCGGCAAGTCGGTGTGGCTGCTGTGGGCTCTGGTCTTCAACAACTCGGTGCCCATCGAGAACCCCAAGGGCACCACCAGCAAGATCATGGTGCTCATCTGGGCCTTCTTTGCCGTCATCTTCCTCGCCAGCTACACGGCCAACCTGGCCGCCTTCATGATCCAGGAGCAGTACATCGACACCGTGTCGGGGCTGAGCGACAGGAAG TTTCAGAAGCCGCAGGAGCAGTATCCCCCCTTCCGCTTCGGCACCGTCCCCAATGGCAGCACCGAGAGGAACATCCGCAGCAACTACCCCGACATGCACACCCACATGGTGAAGTACAACCAGCGCTCTGTGGAGGATGCCCTCACCAGCCTCAAAATGGG GAAGCTGGACGCCTTCATCTACGATGCGGCGGTGCTCAACTACATGGCGGGCAAGGACGAGGGCTGCAAGCTGGTGACCATCGGCAGCGGGAAGGTGTTCGCCACCACGGGCTACGGCATCGCCCTGCagaaggactcgcgttggaaGCGGGCCATCGACCTGGCCCTGCTCCAGTTCCTGGGAGACG GCGAGACCCAGAAGCTGGAGACAGTTTGGCTGTCGGGGATCTGCCAGAATGAGAAGAACGAGGTGATGAGCAGCAAGTTGGACATCGACAACATGGCCGGGGTTTTCTACATGCTGCTGGTCGCCATGGGGCTGAGCCTGCTGGTCTTCGCCTGGGAGCACCTCGTCTACTGGAAGCTGCGTCACTCCGTCCCCAAGTCCCACAAGCTTGACTTCCTCCTGGCCATCAGCAGG GGCATCTACAGCTGCTTCAGTGGGGTGCAGACCCTGGCGAGCCCCGGGCGGGCGCCCACACCCGACGTCACCGCCAGCTCGGCCCAGGCCAACGTGCTGAAGATGCTGCAGGCGGCCAAGGAGATGGTGTCAACGGCCAGCGTGGGTGGCTCGCTGGAGCAGGCCACCCGCACCATCGAGGACTGGAGCAGCCGCAGCGAGCGCCTCCAGACCACCTTCTCCCTGAGGACACCCCAGCTCGTGGTGCAGAACAGCACTAGCACCCACCGGGCCCCCtccgccggcccggccccctcCGAGAGGCTGGGGAGAGCCTACGCTCCCAAGGGTGCTCCCCTGGGGCTgccgctgccccagcccatcccCGTGGActcccagctgcctggggaggagAAGTGGAGGGGGGCGAACGAGCACGTCCCCCGCCTCTTCCACCCCCTGAAGTTTCGGGGTGGCTGTACGGAGGATGAAGCCCTCCCGGGTTTGCCCCACCTCCTGGTGAAGACCTCCCCAGGGGCGGATTTTGGGGAGCAGGCGCTGGTGGGGAACCACATCGGggctcccctcccgccccccacGTCCCCCAGGGACCTCCCGCCACCGGACATCTACAGGGAGCACAagcggccggcggggcggggggactGGCTGCAAAACACCCCCCTGCTCCAGGGGGACGGGGGACACGGGGGCTCGGGGACGCTGCCTCGGCTGCTCTCCGCGGCGGAGAAGAGGTGGGAGATGGACAGCCCTTTCCTGCCTCCATCCTGCCCTCGCGGAGCCTTCCCGAAAGCCACCAGGACTTGCAGAGCTAGGGGCGAGCCGGCCCGGCCGGAGGCTGCGGTGATGGAGCGGGAGAAGCCGAGCAGGCGGGCGAGCTCTGCCAGGGCGCCTGGGGAGCGGGGCGAGAAGCGGC CCCGGGGGCTGCGGCGCTGCGGTGCTGCCCGCCTGCCTACCCGCACCGACGTGCCTGACCTCTTCCCCGAAGCCGAGGCCGGCTACAGCTGCggcccccgctgcccccagGCCACCGGCCGGCTGGCACCGCACTTGCCCACGGCCAGGCTGCCATCCTACCGGGAGGCTTGCCGGCAAAACCCCCGCGCCACCGTGCTGGCGTGCACGCCGTACGCCTGCATGAACTCCTATGCCAACCTGCCCCTCTACCTGGGGCACCTCTCGCGGGGGTCCCTGCCGCCCCGTGAGCACCCCGGGGTGCCAGCGGGCTGCAGCCGGGGGGCCAGGCGCTGGGACAGCGGCTGCAGAGACTGCGGGAGGCACGGGGAACCGGCCTTGCTGCGGGCGGCGGGGACGGAGAGGAGGGACCCGCTGGTGGCCCGCGGGGTGATGAGTCCCTGCGCCGGCGGGTCCTGGCGGCGGGTTTCCAGCCTGGAGTCGGAGGTGTGA